A single Callithrix jacchus isolate 240 chromosome 4, calJac240_pri, whole genome shotgun sequence DNA region contains:
- the TCP11 gene encoding T-complex protein 11 homolog isoform X3 translates to MPDVEESVPPKDPGDSEGGSCKPETSGLPQEDKSGPKDPRPLYKGSLSSASSPAFAIACVLDESHLNCGLTETVNEVSKLSNEIGMNHDYMEEKVLLPSSLEGKVKETMHNAFWDHLKEQLSATPPDFSCALELLKEIKEILLSLLLPRQNRLRIKIEETLDMDLLKEEAEHGTLKVPSLSKCVLNMMALLCAPVRDEAVQKLENITDPVWLLRGIFQVLGLMKMDMVNYTIQSLQPHLQEHSIQYERAKFQELLNKQPSLLNHTTKWLTQAAADLTTSPPTCPDTSDSSSVAGPSPNEAAKIPEPLSPTMVLSQGFLNLLLWDPENEEFPETLLMDRTRLQELESQWHQLTIMASVLLVASSFSGSVLFGSPQFVDKLKRITKSLLEDFHSRPEEAILSVSEQVSKEIHQSLKNMGLAALSSDNATSLMGQLQNIARKENCVRSVIDQRIHLFLKCCLVLGVQRSLLELPGGLTLIEAELAELGQKFINLTHHNQEVFGPYYTEILKTLISPAQALETKVESA, encoded by the exons ATGCCGGACGTCGAGGAGAGTGTGCCCCCGAAGGACCCTGGTGACTCAGAGGGCGGGTCCTGTAAGCCGGAAACCTCAGGACTCCCCCAGGAAGACAAGAGCGGCCCCAAGGACCCCCGTCCCT tgtacaagggttccctttcctccgcatcctcaccagcatttgctattgcctGCGTTTTGGATGAAAGCCATTTGAACTGTG GTCTGACAGAAACTGTTAATGAAGTTTCCAAGCTGAGTAACGAGATTGGGATGAATCACGATTATATGGAAGAGAAGGTTTTACTTCCAAGCAG TCTGGAAGGCAAGGTCAAGGAGACAATGCACAATGCCTTTTGGGACCATCTTAAAGAGCAACTATCAGCAACTCCCCCTGACTTCAGTtgtgctcttgaacttctgaaagaaattaaagag ATCTTGCTATCACTGCTATTACCACGCCAGAACCGCCTAAGAATTAAGATTGAAGAAACTCTGGACATGGACTTGCTCAAGGAGGAAGCAGAACATGGGACCCTGAAAGTCCCCTCTCTCTCTAAGTGTGTTCTCAACATGATGGCTTTGCTGTGTGCACCAGTTCGAGATGAAGCCGTGCAGAAACTAGAAAACATTACGGATCCTGTTTGGCTACTGAG AGGGATCTTCCAGGTTCTGGGCCTGATGAAAATGGACATGGTGAACTACACTATCCAGAGCCTTCAACCCCACCTGCAGGAACACTCCATTCAGTATGAACGGGCTAAATTCCAGGAACTCCTCAATAAGCAGCCTA GCCTCCTTAATCATACCACCAAATGGCTGACCCAAGCAGCAGCAGATCTCACCACGTCACCTCCGACTTGCCCAGACACTTCTGACTCCTCCAGTGTGGCTGGCCCCTCTCCTAACGAGGCAGCCAAAATCCCAGAGCCTCTCAGTCCCACAATGGTGCTGTCTCAGGGCTTCCTGAACCTCCTTCTCTGGGACCCTGAAAATGAAGAGTTCCCTGAG ACCCTGCTGATGGACAGAACCCGGCTGCAGGAGCTGGAGTCCCAGTGGCACCAGTTAACCATCATGGCCTCAGTCTTGTTGGTGGCCAGTAGTTTTTCTGGCAGTGTTTTGTTTGGCTCACCCCAGTTTGTGGATAAACTAAAACGCATAACCAAATCCCTTTTGGAAGACTTTCACTCCAG GCCTGAGGAAGCTATACTGTCTGTGAGCGAACAGGTGTCTAAGGAAATCCATCAAAGCCTCAAGAATATGGGCCTTGCTGCTCTAAGCAGTGACAATGCAACATCTCTGATGGGACAGCTACAGAACATTGCCAGGAAGGAGAACTGTGTCCGCAGTGTCATTG ATCAGCGGATCCATTTGTTTCTCAAATGCTGTTTGGTTCTTGGTGTGCAGCGGTCTCTGTTAGAACTCCCTGGAGGCCTTACTCTCATTGAAGCAGAACTGGCAGAACTGGGCCAAAAGTTTATCAACTTGACACACCACAATCAGGAGGTGTTTGGTCCCTACTACACTGAGATCCTCAAAACTCTCATCTCCCCAGCCCAGGCACTGGAAACAAAAGTGGAATCTGCCTGA
- the TCP11 gene encoding T-complex protein 11 homolog isoform X6 — protein MKVLSVTGLTETVNEVSKLSNEIGMNHDYMEEKVLLPSSLEGKVKETMHNAFWDHLKEQLSATPPDFSCALELLKEIKEILLSLLLPRQNRLRIKIEETLDMDLLKEEAEHGTLKVPSLSKCVLNMMALLCAPVRDEAVQKLENITDPVWLLRGIFQVLGLMKMDMVNYTIQSLQPHLQEHSIQYERAKFQELLNKQPSLLNHTTKWLTQAAADLTTSPPTCPDTSDSSSVAGPSPNEAAKIPEPLSPTMVLSQGFLNLLLWDPENEEFPETLLMDRTRLQELESQWHQLTIMASVLLVASSFSGSVLFGSPQFVDKLKRITKSLLEDFHSRPEEAILSVSEQVSKEIHQSLKNMGLAALSSDNATSLMGQLQNIARKENCVRSVIDQRIHLFLKCCLVLGVQRSLLELPGGLTLIEAELAELGQKFINLTHHNQEVFGPYYTEILKTLISPAQALETKVESA, from the exons TTCTTTCTGTCACAGGTCTGACAGAAACTGTTAATGAAGTTTCCAAGCTGAGTAACGAGATTGGGATGAATCACGATTATATGGAAGAGAAGGTTTTACTTCCAAGCAG TCTGGAAGGCAAGGTCAAGGAGACAATGCACAATGCCTTTTGGGACCATCTTAAAGAGCAACTATCAGCAACTCCCCCTGACTTCAGTtgtgctcttgaacttctgaaagaaattaaagag ATCTTGCTATCACTGCTATTACCACGCCAGAACCGCCTAAGAATTAAGATTGAAGAAACTCTGGACATGGACTTGCTCAAGGAGGAAGCAGAACATGGGACCCTGAAAGTCCCCTCTCTCTCTAAGTGTGTTCTCAACATGATGGCTTTGCTGTGTGCACCAGTTCGAGATGAAGCCGTGCAGAAACTAGAAAACATTACGGATCCTGTTTGGCTACTGAG AGGGATCTTCCAGGTTCTGGGCCTGATGAAAATGGACATGGTGAACTACACTATCCAGAGCCTTCAACCCCACCTGCAGGAACACTCCATTCAGTATGAACGGGCTAAATTCCAGGAACTCCTCAATAAGCAGCCTA GCCTCCTTAATCATACCACCAAATGGCTGACCCAAGCAGCAGCAGATCTCACCACGTCACCTCCGACTTGCCCAGACACTTCTGACTCCTCCAGTGTGGCTGGCCCCTCTCCTAACGAGGCAGCCAAAATCCCAGAGCCTCTCAGTCCCACAATGGTGCTGTCTCAGGGCTTCCTGAACCTCCTTCTCTGGGACCCTGAAAATGAAGAGTTCCCTGAG ACCCTGCTGATGGACAGAACCCGGCTGCAGGAGCTGGAGTCCCAGTGGCACCAGTTAACCATCATGGCCTCAGTCTTGTTGGTGGCCAGTAGTTTTTCTGGCAGTGTTTTGTTTGGCTCACCCCAGTTTGTGGATAAACTAAAACGCATAACCAAATCCCTTTTGGAAGACTTTCACTCCAG GCCTGAGGAAGCTATACTGTCTGTGAGCGAACAGGTGTCTAAGGAAATCCATCAAAGCCTCAAGAATATGGGCCTTGCTGCTCTAAGCAGTGACAATGCAACATCTCTGATGGGACAGCTACAGAACATTGCCAGGAAGGAGAACTGTGTCCGCAGTGTCATTG ATCAGCGGATCCATTTGTTTCTCAAATGCTGTTTGGTTCTTGGTGTGCAGCGGTCTCTGTTAGAACTCCCTGGAGGCCTTACTCTCATTGAAGCAGAACTGGCAGAACTGGGCCAAAAGTTTATCAACTTGACACACCACAATCAGGAGGTGTTTGGTCCCTACTACACTGAGATCCTCAAAACTCTCATCTCCCCAGCCCAGGCACTGGAAACAAAAGTGGAATCTGCCTGA
- the TCP11 gene encoding T-complex protein 11 homolog isoform X8 — protein MKGLTETVNEVSKLSNEIGMNHDYMEEKVLLPSSLEGKVKETMHNAFWDHLKEQLSATPPDFSCALELLKEIKEILLSLLLPRQNRLRIKIEETLDMDLLKEEAEHGTLKVPSLSKCVLNMMALLCAPVRDEAVQKLENITDPVWLLRGIFQVLGLMKMDMVNYTIQSLQPHLQEHSIQYERAKFQELLNKQPSLLNHTTKWLTQAAADLTTSPPTCPDTSDSSSVAGPSPNEAAKIPEPLSPTMVLSQGFLNLLLWDPENEEFPETLLMDRTRLQELESQWHQLTIMASVLLVASSFSGSVLFGSPQFVDKLKRITKSLLEDFHSRPEEAILSVSEQVSKEIHQSLKNMGLAALSSDNATSLMGQLQNIARKENCVRSVIDQRIHLFLKCCLVLGVQRSLLELPGGLTLIEAELAELGQKFINLTHHNQEVFGPYYTEILKTLISPAQALETKVESA, from the exons GTCTGACAGAAACTGTTAATGAAGTTTCCAAGCTGAGTAACGAGATTGGGATGAATCACGATTATATGGAAGAGAAGGTTTTACTTCCAAGCAG TCTGGAAGGCAAGGTCAAGGAGACAATGCACAATGCCTTTTGGGACCATCTTAAAGAGCAACTATCAGCAACTCCCCCTGACTTCAGTtgtgctcttgaacttctgaaagaaattaaagag ATCTTGCTATCACTGCTATTACCACGCCAGAACCGCCTAAGAATTAAGATTGAAGAAACTCTGGACATGGACTTGCTCAAGGAGGAAGCAGAACATGGGACCCTGAAAGTCCCCTCTCTCTCTAAGTGTGTTCTCAACATGATGGCTTTGCTGTGTGCACCAGTTCGAGATGAAGCCGTGCAGAAACTAGAAAACATTACGGATCCTGTTTGGCTACTGAG AGGGATCTTCCAGGTTCTGGGCCTGATGAAAATGGACATGGTGAACTACACTATCCAGAGCCTTCAACCCCACCTGCAGGAACACTCCATTCAGTATGAACGGGCTAAATTCCAGGAACTCCTCAATAAGCAGCCTA GCCTCCTTAATCATACCACCAAATGGCTGACCCAAGCAGCAGCAGATCTCACCACGTCACCTCCGACTTGCCCAGACACTTCTGACTCCTCCAGTGTGGCTGGCCCCTCTCCTAACGAGGCAGCCAAAATCCCAGAGCCTCTCAGTCCCACAATGGTGCTGTCTCAGGGCTTCCTGAACCTCCTTCTCTGGGACCCTGAAAATGAAGAGTTCCCTGAG ACCCTGCTGATGGACAGAACCCGGCTGCAGGAGCTGGAGTCCCAGTGGCACCAGTTAACCATCATGGCCTCAGTCTTGTTGGTGGCCAGTAGTTTTTCTGGCAGTGTTTTGTTTGGCTCACCCCAGTTTGTGGATAAACTAAAACGCATAACCAAATCCCTTTTGGAAGACTTTCACTCCAG GCCTGAGGAAGCTATACTGTCTGTGAGCGAACAGGTGTCTAAGGAAATCCATCAAAGCCTCAAGAATATGGGCCTTGCTGCTCTAAGCAGTGACAATGCAACATCTCTGATGGGACAGCTACAGAACATTGCCAGGAAGGAGAACTGTGTCCGCAGTGTCATTG ATCAGCGGATCCATTTGTTTCTCAAATGCTGTTTGGTTCTTGGTGTGCAGCGGTCTCTGTTAGAACTCCCTGGAGGCCTTACTCTCATTGAAGCAGAACTGGCAGAACTGGGCCAAAAGTTTATCAACTTGACACACCACAATCAGGAGGTGTTTGGTCCCTACTACACTGAGATCCTCAAAACTCTCATCTCCCCAGCCCAGGCACTGGAAACAAAAGTGGAATCTGCCTGA
- the TCP11 gene encoding T-complex protein 11 homolog isoform X10, whose protein sequence is MHNAFWDHLKEQLSATPPDFSCALELLKEIKEILLSLLLPRQNRLRIKIEETLDMDLLKEEAEHGTLKVPSLSKCVLNMMALLCAPVRDEAVQKLENITDPVWLLRGIFQVLGLMKMDMVNYTIQSLQPHLQEHSIQYERAKFQELLNKQPSLLNHTTKWLTQAAADLTTSPPTCPDTSDSSSVAGPSPNEAAKIPEPLSPTMVLSQGFLNLLLWDPENEEFPETLLMDRTRLQELESQWHQLTIMASVLLVASSFSGSVLFGSPQFVDKLKRITKSLLEDFHSRPEEAILSVSEQVSKEIHQSLKNMGLAALSSDNATSLMGQLQNIARKENCVRSVIDQRIHLFLKCCLVLGVQRSLLELPGGLTLIEAELAELGQKFINLTHHNQEVFGPYYTEILKTLISPAQALETKVESA, encoded by the exons ATGCACAATGCCTTTTGGGACCATCTTAAAGAGCAACTATCAGCAACTCCCCCTGACTTCAGTtgtgctcttgaacttctgaaagaaattaaagag ATCTTGCTATCACTGCTATTACCACGCCAGAACCGCCTAAGAATTAAGATTGAAGAAACTCTGGACATGGACTTGCTCAAGGAGGAAGCAGAACATGGGACCCTGAAAGTCCCCTCTCTCTCTAAGTGTGTTCTCAACATGATGGCTTTGCTGTGTGCACCAGTTCGAGATGAAGCCGTGCAGAAACTAGAAAACATTACGGATCCTGTTTGGCTACTGAG AGGGATCTTCCAGGTTCTGGGCCTGATGAAAATGGACATGGTGAACTACACTATCCAGAGCCTTCAACCCCACCTGCAGGAACACTCCATTCAGTATGAACGGGCTAAATTCCAGGAACTCCTCAATAAGCAGCCTA GCCTCCTTAATCATACCACCAAATGGCTGACCCAAGCAGCAGCAGATCTCACCACGTCACCTCCGACTTGCCCAGACACTTCTGACTCCTCCAGTGTGGCTGGCCCCTCTCCTAACGAGGCAGCCAAAATCCCAGAGCCTCTCAGTCCCACAATGGTGCTGTCTCAGGGCTTCCTGAACCTCCTTCTCTGGGACCCTGAAAATGAAGAGTTCCCTGAG ACCCTGCTGATGGACAGAACCCGGCTGCAGGAGCTGGAGTCCCAGTGGCACCAGTTAACCATCATGGCCTCAGTCTTGTTGGTGGCCAGTAGTTTTTCTGGCAGTGTTTTGTTTGGCTCACCCCAGTTTGTGGATAAACTAAAACGCATAACCAAATCCCTTTTGGAAGACTTTCACTCCAG GCCTGAGGAAGCTATACTGTCTGTGAGCGAACAGGTGTCTAAGGAAATCCATCAAAGCCTCAAGAATATGGGCCTTGCTGCTCTAAGCAGTGACAATGCAACATCTCTGATGGGACAGCTACAGAACATTGCCAGGAAGGAGAACTGTGTCCGCAGTGTCATTG ATCAGCGGATCCATTTGTTTCTCAAATGCTGTTTGGTTCTTGGTGTGCAGCGGTCTCTGTTAGAACTCCCTGGAGGCCTTACTCTCATTGAAGCAGAACTGGCAGAACTGGGCCAAAAGTTTATCAACTTGACACACCACAATCAGGAGGTGTTTGGTCCCTACTACACTGAGATCCTCAAAACTCTCATCTCCCCAGCCCAGGCACTGGAAACAAAAGTGGAATCTGCCTGA
- the TCP11 gene encoding T-complex protein 11 homolog isoform X5: MPDVEESVPPKDPGDSEGGSCKPETSGLPQEDKSGPKDPRPCLTETVNEVSKLSNEIGMNHDYMEEKVLLPSSLEGKVKETMHNAFWDHLKEQLSATPPDFSCALELLKEIKEILLSLLLPRQNRLRIKIEETLDMDLLKEEAEHGTLKVPSLSKCVLNMMALLCAPVRDEAVQKLENITDPVWLLRGIFQVLGLMKMDMVNYTIQSLQPHLQEHSIQYERAKFQELLNKQPSLLNHTTKWLTQAAADLTTSPPTCPDTSDSSSVAGPSPNEAAKIPEPLSPTMVLSQGFLNLLLWDPENEEFPETLLMDRTRLQELESQWHQLTIMASVLLVASSFSGSVLFGSPQFVDKLKRITKSLLEDFHSRPEEAILSVSEQVSKEIHQSLKNMGLAALSSDNATSLMGQLQNIARKENCVRSVIDQRIHLFLKCCLVLGVQRSLLELPGGLTLIEAELAELGQKFINLTHHNQEVFGPYYTEILKTLISPAQALETKVESA; the protein is encoded by the exons ATGCCGGACGTCGAGGAGAGTGTGCCCCCGAAGGACCCTGGTGACTCAGAGGGCGGGTCCTGTAAGCCGGAAACCTCAGGACTCCCCCAGGAAGACAAGAGCGGCCCCAAGGACCCCCGTCCCT GTCTGACAGAAACTGTTAATGAAGTTTCCAAGCTGAGTAACGAGATTGGGATGAATCACGATTATATGGAAGAGAAGGTTTTACTTCCAAGCAG TCTGGAAGGCAAGGTCAAGGAGACAATGCACAATGCCTTTTGGGACCATCTTAAAGAGCAACTATCAGCAACTCCCCCTGACTTCAGTtgtgctcttgaacttctgaaagaaattaaagag ATCTTGCTATCACTGCTATTACCACGCCAGAACCGCCTAAGAATTAAGATTGAAGAAACTCTGGACATGGACTTGCTCAAGGAGGAAGCAGAACATGGGACCCTGAAAGTCCCCTCTCTCTCTAAGTGTGTTCTCAACATGATGGCTTTGCTGTGTGCACCAGTTCGAGATGAAGCCGTGCAGAAACTAGAAAACATTACGGATCCTGTTTGGCTACTGAG AGGGATCTTCCAGGTTCTGGGCCTGATGAAAATGGACATGGTGAACTACACTATCCAGAGCCTTCAACCCCACCTGCAGGAACACTCCATTCAGTATGAACGGGCTAAATTCCAGGAACTCCTCAATAAGCAGCCTA GCCTCCTTAATCATACCACCAAATGGCTGACCCAAGCAGCAGCAGATCTCACCACGTCACCTCCGACTTGCCCAGACACTTCTGACTCCTCCAGTGTGGCTGGCCCCTCTCCTAACGAGGCAGCCAAAATCCCAGAGCCTCTCAGTCCCACAATGGTGCTGTCTCAGGGCTTCCTGAACCTCCTTCTCTGGGACCCTGAAAATGAAGAGTTCCCTGAG ACCCTGCTGATGGACAGAACCCGGCTGCAGGAGCTGGAGTCCCAGTGGCACCAGTTAACCATCATGGCCTCAGTCTTGTTGGTGGCCAGTAGTTTTTCTGGCAGTGTTTTGTTTGGCTCACCCCAGTTTGTGGATAAACTAAAACGCATAACCAAATCCCTTTTGGAAGACTTTCACTCCAG GCCTGAGGAAGCTATACTGTCTGTGAGCGAACAGGTGTCTAAGGAAATCCATCAAAGCCTCAAGAATATGGGCCTTGCTGCTCTAAGCAGTGACAATGCAACATCTCTGATGGGACAGCTACAGAACATTGCCAGGAAGGAGAACTGTGTCCGCAGTGTCATTG ATCAGCGGATCCATTTGTTTCTCAAATGCTGTTTGGTTCTTGGTGTGCAGCGGTCTCTGTTAGAACTCCCTGGAGGCCTTACTCTCATTGAAGCAGAACTGGCAGAACTGGGCCAAAAGTTTATCAACTTGACACACCACAATCAGGAGGTGTTTGGTCCCTACTACACTGAGATCCTCAAAACTCTCATCTCCCCAGCCCAGGCACTGGAAACAAAAGTGGAATCTGCCTGA
- the TCP11 gene encoding T-complex protein 11 homolog isoform X4, whose translation MPDVEESVPPKDPGDSEGGSCKPETSGLPQEDKSGPKDPRPFLSVTGLTETVNEVSKLSNEIGMNHDYMEEKVLLPSSLEGKVKETMHNAFWDHLKEQLSATPPDFSCALELLKEIKEILLSLLLPRQNRLRIKIEETLDMDLLKEEAEHGTLKVPSLSKCVLNMMALLCAPVRDEAVQKLENITDPVWLLRGIFQVLGLMKMDMVNYTIQSLQPHLQEHSIQYERAKFQELLNKQPSLLNHTTKWLTQAAADLTTSPPTCPDTSDSSSVAGPSPNEAAKIPEPLSPTMVLSQGFLNLLLWDPENEEFPETLLMDRTRLQELESQWHQLTIMASVLLVASSFSGSVLFGSPQFVDKLKRITKSLLEDFHSRPEEAILSVSEQVSKEIHQSLKNMGLAALSSDNATSLMGQLQNIARKENCVRSVIDQRIHLFLKCCLVLGVQRSLLELPGGLTLIEAELAELGQKFINLTHHNQEVFGPYYTEILKTLISPAQALETKVESA comes from the exons ATGCCGGACGTCGAGGAGAGTGTGCCCCCGAAGGACCCTGGTGACTCAGAGGGCGGGTCCTGTAAGCCGGAAACCTCAGGACTCCCCCAGGAAGACAAGAGCGGCCCCAAGGACCCCCGTCCCT TTCTTTCTGTCACAGGTCTGACAGAAACTGTTAATGAAGTTTCCAAGCTGAGTAACGAGATTGGGATGAATCACGATTATATGGAAGAGAAGGTTTTACTTCCAAGCAG TCTGGAAGGCAAGGTCAAGGAGACAATGCACAATGCCTTTTGGGACCATCTTAAAGAGCAACTATCAGCAACTCCCCCTGACTTCAGTtgtgctcttgaacttctgaaagaaattaaagag ATCTTGCTATCACTGCTATTACCACGCCAGAACCGCCTAAGAATTAAGATTGAAGAAACTCTGGACATGGACTTGCTCAAGGAGGAAGCAGAACATGGGACCCTGAAAGTCCCCTCTCTCTCTAAGTGTGTTCTCAACATGATGGCTTTGCTGTGTGCACCAGTTCGAGATGAAGCCGTGCAGAAACTAGAAAACATTACGGATCCTGTTTGGCTACTGAG AGGGATCTTCCAGGTTCTGGGCCTGATGAAAATGGACATGGTGAACTACACTATCCAGAGCCTTCAACCCCACCTGCAGGAACACTCCATTCAGTATGAACGGGCTAAATTCCAGGAACTCCTCAATAAGCAGCCTA GCCTCCTTAATCATACCACCAAATGGCTGACCCAAGCAGCAGCAGATCTCACCACGTCACCTCCGACTTGCCCAGACACTTCTGACTCCTCCAGTGTGGCTGGCCCCTCTCCTAACGAGGCAGCCAAAATCCCAGAGCCTCTCAGTCCCACAATGGTGCTGTCTCAGGGCTTCCTGAACCTCCTTCTCTGGGACCCTGAAAATGAAGAGTTCCCTGAG ACCCTGCTGATGGACAGAACCCGGCTGCAGGAGCTGGAGTCCCAGTGGCACCAGTTAACCATCATGGCCTCAGTCTTGTTGGTGGCCAGTAGTTTTTCTGGCAGTGTTTTGTTTGGCTCACCCCAGTTTGTGGATAAACTAAAACGCATAACCAAATCCCTTTTGGAAGACTTTCACTCCAG GCCTGAGGAAGCTATACTGTCTGTGAGCGAACAGGTGTCTAAGGAAATCCATCAAAGCCTCAAGAATATGGGCCTTGCTGCTCTAAGCAGTGACAATGCAACATCTCTGATGGGACAGCTACAGAACATTGCCAGGAAGGAGAACTGTGTCCGCAGTGTCATTG ATCAGCGGATCCATTTGTTTCTCAAATGCTGTTTGGTTCTTGGTGTGCAGCGGTCTCTGTTAGAACTCCCTGGAGGCCTTACTCTCATTGAAGCAGAACTGGCAGAACTGGGCCAAAAGTTTATCAACTTGACACACCACAATCAGGAGGTGTTTGGTCCCTACTACACTGAGATCCTCAAAACTCTCATCTCCCCAGCCCAGGCACTGGAAACAAAAGTGGAATCTGCCTGA
- the TCP11 gene encoding T-complex protein 11 homolog isoform X2, whose protein sequence is MPDVEESVPPKDPGDSEGGSCKPETSGLPQEDKSGPKDPRPLYKGSLSSASSPAFAIACVLDESHLNFLSVTGLTETVNEVSKLSNEIGMNHDYMEEKVLLPSSLEGKVKETMHNAFWDHLKEQLSATPPDFSCALELLKEIKEILLSLLLPRQNRLRIKIEETLDMDLLKEEAEHGTLKVPSLSKCVLNMMALLCAPVRDEAVQKLENITDPVWLLRGIFQVLGLMKMDMVNYTIQSLQPHLQEHSIQYERAKFQELLNKQPSLLNHTTKWLTQAAADLTTSPPTCPDTSDSSSVAGPSPNEAAKIPEPLSPTMVLSQGFLNLLLWDPENEEFPETLLMDRTRLQELESQWHQLTIMASVLLVASSFSGSVLFGSPQFVDKLKRITKSLLEDFHSRPEEAILSVSEQVSKEIHQSLKNMGLAALSSDNATSLMGQLQNIARKENCVRSVIDQRIHLFLKCCLVLGVQRSLLELPGGLTLIEAELAELGQKFINLTHHNQEVFGPYYTEILKTLISPAQALETKVESA, encoded by the exons ATGCCGGACGTCGAGGAGAGTGTGCCCCCGAAGGACCCTGGTGACTCAGAGGGCGGGTCCTGTAAGCCGGAAACCTCAGGACTCCCCCAGGAAGACAAGAGCGGCCCCAAGGACCCCCGTCCCT tgtacaagggttccctttcctccgcatcctcaccagcatttgctattgcctGCGTTTTGGATGAAAGCCATTTGAACT TTCTTTCTGTCACAGGTCTGACAGAAACTGTTAATGAAGTTTCCAAGCTGAGTAACGAGATTGGGATGAATCACGATTATATGGAAGAGAAGGTTTTACTTCCAAGCAG TCTGGAAGGCAAGGTCAAGGAGACAATGCACAATGCCTTTTGGGACCATCTTAAAGAGCAACTATCAGCAACTCCCCCTGACTTCAGTtgtgctcttgaacttctgaaagaaattaaagag ATCTTGCTATCACTGCTATTACCACGCCAGAACCGCCTAAGAATTAAGATTGAAGAAACTCTGGACATGGACTTGCTCAAGGAGGAAGCAGAACATGGGACCCTGAAAGTCCCCTCTCTCTCTAAGTGTGTTCTCAACATGATGGCTTTGCTGTGTGCACCAGTTCGAGATGAAGCCGTGCAGAAACTAGAAAACATTACGGATCCTGTTTGGCTACTGAG AGGGATCTTCCAGGTTCTGGGCCTGATGAAAATGGACATGGTGAACTACACTATCCAGAGCCTTCAACCCCACCTGCAGGAACACTCCATTCAGTATGAACGGGCTAAATTCCAGGAACTCCTCAATAAGCAGCCTA GCCTCCTTAATCATACCACCAAATGGCTGACCCAAGCAGCAGCAGATCTCACCACGTCACCTCCGACTTGCCCAGACACTTCTGACTCCTCCAGTGTGGCTGGCCCCTCTCCTAACGAGGCAGCCAAAATCCCAGAGCCTCTCAGTCCCACAATGGTGCTGTCTCAGGGCTTCCTGAACCTCCTTCTCTGGGACCCTGAAAATGAAGAGTTCCCTGAG ACCCTGCTGATGGACAGAACCCGGCTGCAGGAGCTGGAGTCCCAGTGGCACCAGTTAACCATCATGGCCTCAGTCTTGTTGGTGGCCAGTAGTTTTTCTGGCAGTGTTTTGTTTGGCTCACCCCAGTTTGTGGATAAACTAAAACGCATAACCAAATCCCTTTTGGAAGACTTTCACTCCAG GCCTGAGGAAGCTATACTGTCTGTGAGCGAACAGGTGTCTAAGGAAATCCATCAAAGCCTCAAGAATATGGGCCTTGCTGCTCTAAGCAGTGACAATGCAACATCTCTGATGGGACAGCTACAGAACATTGCCAGGAAGGAGAACTGTGTCCGCAGTGTCATTG ATCAGCGGATCCATTTGTTTCTCAAATGCTGTTTGGTTCTTGGTGTGCAGCGGTCTCTGTTAGAACTCCCTGGAGGCCTTACTCTCATTGAAGCAGAACTGGCAGAACTGGGCCAAAAGTTTATCAACTTGACACACCACAATCAGGAGGTGTTTGGTCCCTACTACACTGAGATCCTCAAAACTCTCATCTCCCCAGCCCAGGCACTGGAAACAAAAGTGGAATCTGCCTGA